The following proteins come from a genomic window of Gottfriedia acidiceleris:
- a CDS encoding PLP-dependent aminotransferase family protein, protein MPVNSFENYPMSWKPDKLTLKRPFYHSIALQLEQDIINGFLAPGTKLPPQRELADFLDLNFTTITRAYKICEVKGLIYAMTGSGTFVAPNAAHSITISTDKTANSIDLGFVASFEQTNSIVTEAIQKVVSKSYLDQLLNYNDPTGIPHQKAAALNWMEAFGIKAKQDNLAIASGTQNALVLALASLFEPGNRIATDFYTFSNFIELAKMLHIQLIPIPCDQFGMLPDELEKQCSQLNIHGIFLMPSCSNPTTIMISDFRKLELASVIRKHRLILIEDDIHAFITAGVISDYKQPMYNLLPEQSVYICGTSKSICSGLRVAYMVFGDVLREKILKAIFNLNVKTSSLDVEVITELILSGKAHEIVQQKKQLAETVNDIYSSYFPVNKVGHPLSFYRWLPIHSHSNGVNLEADLKKLGVRVFHSDRFLSGQSSSEKYLRIALSSTQSLGDLDSGLKILSQYLLKKI, encoded by the coding sequence ATGCCAGTAAATTCATTTGAAAATTATCCAATGTCATGGAAACCCGATAAATTGACTTTAAAACGTCCTTTTTATCATTCGATTGCACTACAACTAGAACAAGATATTATTAATGGCTTTCTAGCACCTGGTACAAAGTTACCACCACAGCGAGAATTGGCTGATTTTCTGGACTTAAACTTTACGACAATCACTCGAGCCTACAAGATATGTGAAGTAAAAGGTTTAATCTATGCGATGACAGGAAGTGGAACTTTTGTTGCTCCGAATGCAGCACATTCAATCACGATTTCTACAGATAAAACAGCAAATAGTATTGATCTTGGCTTTGTAGCTTCTTTTGAACAAACGAATAGTATTGTGACTGAAGCAATTCAGAAAGTAGTCAGTAAAAGCTATTTAGATCAATTATTAAATTACAATGACCCCACTGGTATCCCACATCAAAAAGCAGCAGCACTAAACTGGATGGAAGCTTTTGGTATAAAAGCTAAACAAGATAATTTAGCAATTGCGTCTGGTACTCAGAACGCTTTGGTCCTTGCTTTGGCTAGTTTATTTGAGCCAGGTAATCGAATTGCAACAGATTTTTACACCTTTTCAAATTTTATTGAGCTGGCAAAAATGTTACACATTCAATTAATCCCTATCCCCTGCGACCAGTTTGGAATGTTACCGGATGAACTTGAAAAGCAATGTAGTCAATTAAATATACACGGCATATTCCTAATGCCTTCTTGTAGTAACCCAACCACTATAATGATTTCAGACTTTCGAAAACTTGAACTAGCTTCTGTCATAAGGAAGCATCGTTTAATTTTAATCGAAGATGATATACATGCATTTATAACTGCGGGAGTAATTTCTGATTACAAACAACCTATGTATAACCTACTGCCAGAACAAAGCGTATATATTTGTGGTACATCAAAGTCCATCTGTTCTGGATTGAGAGTTGCTTATATGGTTTTTGGGGATGTATTACGCGAAAAAATTTTGAAGGCTATTTTTAATCTTAACGTAAAAACATCTTCACTTGATGTGGAAGTAATTACTGAACTGATCTTATCAGGAAAAGCACATGAAATCGTTCAACAAAAGAAACAGTTAGCTGAAACTGTTAACGATATCTATTCATCCTATTTCCCTGTAAATAAGGTTGGTCATCCGCTTAGTTTTTACCGTTGGCTCCCCATTCATAGTCATAGTAATGGAGTAAACTTAGAGGCAGATTTAAAAAAATTAGGTGTACGTGTATTTCATTCTGATCGTTTTCTGAGTGGACAATCTTCTTCTGAAAAGTATTTACGTATTGCACTTTCTTCTACCCAATCTTTAGGGGATTTAGATTCTGGATTGAAAATTCTATCTCAATATCTCCTCAAAAAGATTTAA
- a CDS encoding OmpL47-type beta-barrel domain-containing protein, whose product MVALGLPSNVDLVTDGGNVNAPVKWDIDSSGYNPALKAEQRFSISGLVNKPEDITNPNNVALSTQINVTVLASSTPEKDTSYKFSFMAISDTHSNVKGDSNDLILNETMHDAVNNNVKSVSVVGDLTDYGTDAQYDTFMSTMNKYPELNRNYVFGNHDVRWMNGFETAKNRFLSHTGMPAVYFDKWINGYHFIYLATETDDKDSAYLSDTQLNWLKVKLAEGAKKSKPIFLFVHQPLGNTVSMTRPEDGYQSDEVQDQRFKDIVGEYPQSVLITGHVHDDIRLPGTLYNKQYFSMIRDGAIKYNPSYSKEPGAQGLIFDIYADRVVINGRDFAKKSTIATWTIKNYTTDALQADQQAPTSPSNITTKLVTDKTAILSWNASTDNFKGNVGVTGYDIFNAGTLIGSTTGRTNFEITGLKANTTYQFTVKAKDAAGNLSEESSAINVTTLAYDPAPYNLTLNKTATANGSLIGNDPSKAVDGSAKNDSKWSSNTNGDKWLMVDLGQDYDISRWIVKHSGEGGESISLNTKNYKLQGSLDGTTWKDLDTVAGNVSNSTDRYFNKTNVRYVRLYITTPQNYAETGTANIYEFEVYGRSIDVDSPMTTATTNGIIGDDVWNIKNVNVNFNAEDNLNGTGVNRIETRIDEGEWVSQNQLTLTEEGIHKVEYRAIDNAGNVEVTKQLIISIDKTGPIVTESVPIDGSIFENDEEITPKFTLVDNFSGVDNSKTKAKLDTYAYKIGSPIALYTLPLGLHSIVIYSVDKAGNIGTKTIQFQTITTNESLNELVKHFADTEWIDNVGIANSLHEKLGNNNLKGFLNEVKAQSGKHITNEAAEYLLRDAQYLLSQQ is encoded by the coding sequence ATGGTCGCATTAGGTTTGCCTAGTAATGTAGATCTAGTTACTGATGGAGGAAATGTTAATGCACCAGTTAAATGGGATATTGACTCTTCAGGCTATAATCCAGCCTTAAAGGCAGAGCAGAGGTTTTCGATTTCAGGATTAGTAAACAAGCCTGAAGACATTACTAATCCAAATAATGTCGCACTGTCAACACAAATAAATGTTACTGTACTAGCTTCGTCAACTCCTGAAAAAGATACTAGTTATAAATTCAGTTTTATGGCAATTTCTGATACACATTCCAATGTAAAAGGTGATAGCAATGACCTTATATTAAATGAAACAATGCATGATGCGGTTAATAATAATGTGAAATCAGTTAGCGTCGTAGGTGACCTTACTGATTATGGGACAGATGCACAATACGATACTTTTATGTCAACGATGAATAAATATCCTGAATTAAATCGCAACTATGTATTTGGAAACCATGATGTAAGATGGATGAACGGATTCGAAACCGCTAAAAATAGATTTCTATCCCATACCGGAATGCCAGCTGTGTATTTTGATAAATGGATTAATGGATATCATTTTATTTATTTGGCAACCGAGACGGATGATAAGGACAGTGCTTACCTTTCGGATACGCAACTTAACTGGTTAAAAGTAAAATTGGCCGAGGGCGCTAAAAAATCTAAACCAATCTTTTTATTCGTTCACCAACCATTAGGTAATACTGTGTCAATGACAAGGCCAGAGGATGGCTATCAAAGTGATGAAGTACAGGACCAAAGATTTAAAGATATTGTAGGTGAATATCCTCAAAGCGTATTAATAACTGGACATGTTCATGATGATATTAGACTACCTGGTACTTTATATAATAAACAGTATTTTTCAATGATAAGAGATGGAGCAATAAAATATAACCCTTCTTATTCTAAAGAGCCAGGTGCTCAAGGGCTGATTTTTGATATATATGCCGATAGAGTTGTAATTAATGGAAGGGACTTTGCTAAAAAAAGTACAATTGCTACATGGACAATAAAAAATTATACGACGGATGCGCTTCAAGCGGATCAACAAGCACCAACTTCACCGTCAAATATTACTACAAAGTTAGTAACGGACAAAACGGCAATTCTATCTTGGAATGCATCAACAGATAATTTTAAGGGGAATGTAGGTGTAACTGGCTATGATATTTTTAACGCTGGGACTTTGATTGGTTCTACAACTGGTCGTACAAACTTTGAAATAACAGGACTAAAAGCTAATACAACATATCAATTTACAGTCAAAGCAAAGGATGCAGCAGGTAATTTATCAGAAGAAAGTAGTGCAATTAATGTTACAACATTAGCGTATGATCCGGCACCATACAATTTGACTTTGAACAAGACAGCTACAGCAAATGGTAGCTTAATAGGGAATGACCCTTCAAAGGCCGTTGATGGGTCTGCTAAAAATGATAGTAAGTGGTCTTCGAATACTAACGGAGACAAATGGCTAATGGTGGACCTTGGACAAGACTATGATATTAGTAGATGGATCGTGAAGCATTCTGGAGAAGGTGGAGAAAGCATATCTCTAAATACTAAAAATTATAAACTTCAGGGAAGTCTAGATGGAACTACTTGGAAGGATCTAGACACCGTTGCAGGTAATGTATCTAATAGCACAGACAGGTATTTTAATAAAACAAATGTAAGGTATGTCAGGCTTTACATTACGACACCTCAAAATTATGCTGAAACAGGTACAGCAAATATTTATGAATTTGAAGTATATGGACGAAGCATCGATGTTGATTCGCCTATGACAACCGCAACAACTAACGGGATTATTGGTGACGATGTGTGGAATATAAAGAATGTAAATGTTAATTTCAATGCTGAGGACAATCTGAATGGTACAGGTGTCAATCGTATTGAGACAAGGATAGACGAAGGCGAATGGGTATCCCAAAACCAATTAACTTTGACAGAGGAAGGCATACACAAAGTTGAATATCGTGCGATTGATAACGCAGGAAATGTAGAAGTAACAAAACAACTTATTATAAGTATTGATAAGACGGGACCAATCGTTACAGAATCTGTCCCGATCGATGGCAGTATTTTTGAAAATGATGAGGAAATTACGCCTAAGTTTACATTAGTAGACAATTTTTCAGGTGTTGATAACTCTAAAACAAAGGCAAAACTTGATACGTATGCATACAAAATTGGTTCACCGATTGCATTATATACATTGCCACTTGGTTTACATTCAATTGTAATCTATTCAGTTGACAAAGCTGGTAATATTGGTACAAAAACTATTCAATTTCAAACTATTACAACAAATGAATCTTTAAATGAATTAGTAAAGCACTTTGCTGATACCGAATGGATTGACAATGTAGGAATCGCAAATAGCCTCCACGAAAAGTTAGGAAATAACAATTTGAAAGGTTTCTTGAATGAAGTTAAGGCTCAAAGTGGTAAACACATCACAAATGAGGCTGCAGAATATTTACTTAGAGACGCTCAATATTTGTTGTCACAACAATAA
- a CDS encoding Cof-type HAD-IIB family hydrolase produces MKLIALDLDGTTLNSKKIISEETLNSIKKAQVAGNIVMILSGRSPSSVYDELLKYGLNCPVGGHNGTELYVNGKLIELNSLGRPQVQKIALNIEKEDLPYNVSNNKGIFAPRNWNKRFEQLVLSGRVPKEYFSNRHFKMFTTPPNVYGHSYFSKVQEIIDNEDFTIQKFLILTLDPKQMERLEKKLRFIDEIFVTSASPFNLEVTHINGNKGYGLKAMASYFNIPLENTVAIGDEKNDLPMFNIAGLSIAMGNAEEEVKLSCDVVTLSNDENGVAYAFEKYIFKESNVL; encoded by the coding sequence ATGAAACTAATTGCATTAGACTTAGATGGTACTACACTCAACTCAAAAAAAATAATAAGTGAAGAAACCTTAAACTCGATTAAAAAAGCTCAGGTAGCAGGAAATATCGTTATGATTTTATCCGGGCGTTCACCAAGTTCAGTATATGATGAACTTTTAAAGTATGGTTTAAATTGTCCAGTTGGAGGCCATAACGGGACAGAATTATATGTAAATGGTAAATTAATTGAACTAAATTCCTTAGGGAGACCTCAAGTACAAAAAATTGCCTTAAATATTGAGAAAGAAGACTTACCGTACAATGTTTCTAATAATAAGGGAATATTTGCCCCTAGAAATTGGAATAAACGATTTGAACAACTTGTTTTATCAGGGCGTGTTCCTAAAGAATACTTCTCGAACAGACACTTCAAAATGTTTACTACACCTCCGAACGTATATGGACATTCTTATTTTAGCAAAGTTCAAGAAATAATTGATAATGAGGATTTTACAATTCAAAAGTTTCTTATTTTAACCCTTGATCCAAAACAAATGGAGAGACTTGAAAAAAAATTAAGATTCATAGATGAGATTTTTGTTACGAGTGCCTCACCTTTTAATCTTGAGGTTACTCATATAAATGGAAATAAAGGGTATGGTTTAAAAGCAATGGCATCCTATTTTAATATTCCATTAGAGAATACAGTTGCTATTGGAGATGAAAAAAATGACCTACCGATGTTTAATATAGCCGGATTATCAATAGCAATGGGAAATGCTGAAGAAGAAGTAAAGCTCTCATGTGATGTTGTTACTTTAAGTAATGATGAAAATGGTGTTGCTTATGCATTCGAAAAATATATTTTTAAAGAGTCTAATGTACTATAA
- a CDS encoding GNAT family N-acetyltransferase, with translation MTLNLTLMDNQDFQRFLEIATVNFANDKVKNGSWKEETALEQSKAAFQSLLPDGENTENNYLKNIVLNEETIGYIWYSINKKQEPNYAYLYEILIYPAYRGQGFGKETMSMCIQEINELGVDDVWLHVFGHNQGALNLYQQLGFEITDYNLKVSSSRFK, from the coding sequence TTGACTTTAAATTTAACACTTATGGATAACCAAGATTTTCAGAGATTCCTAGAAATAGCAACTGTTAATTTTGCAAATGATAAAGTGAAAAATGGAAGTTGGAAAGAAGAAACAGCTTTAGAACAATCTAAGGCAGCTTTTCAATCTTTATTACCAGATGGTGAAAATACTGAAAATAACTATTTGAAAAACATTGTTTTAAATGAAGAAACGATTGGTTATATTTGGTATTCTATTAACAAAAAACAAGAGCCAAATTATGCTTATTTATATGAAATTCTCATTTATCCAGCATATAGAGGTCAAGGATTCGGTAAAGAAACGATGAGTATGTGTATACAAGAAATTAATGAGTTAGGAGTAGATGATGTATGGCTACACGTTTTTGGTCATAATCAAGGTGCATTGAATCTCTATCAACAACTTGGATTTGAAATTACTGATTATAACTTAAAGGTTAGTTCTTCTCGCTTTAAATAA
- a CDS encoding toxic anion resistance protein, with translation MSFSMQVVNEEEIKAVIEEQVKPVPEELMQLKATADANVAMIMELDTVSKETYEKRKEILQSIESFGLQTMKSSSNKNSLLKVSLGQLAKSGDEGGQVAKGLSELQVQLKDLDPSAINFAKSGFLGKLFNPIRSYFQRFEKADVAIADIVKSLDKGKKILENDNTTLEHEQLSLRMLSKTLEKEIQLGTLMDESIENQIEKAKIEGEDQEKIKFISEEVLYPLRQRVMDLQQMLVVNHQGDMSYEVVIRNNRELIRGVERAKTVTISALNTAVTVASALYNQKIVLQKITALNQTTNTIIEGTSRLLKEQGVAIQKQAMESAVSVETLKTSFTNVISAFESISTFKQEALPKMRQTILQFQELAEVGSQQIERLEKGNRIGL, from the coding sequence ATGTCATTTTCTATGCAAGTTGTAAATGAAGAGGAAATCAAGGCAGTAATTGAAGAACAAGTAAAGCCTGTTCCAGAAGAATTAATGCAATTAAAAGCAACAGCGGATGCAAATGTAGCGATGATTATGGAATTAGACACTGTTTCAAAGGAAACATACGAAAAACGTAAGGAAATTCTTCAATCAATCGAATCATTTGGATTACAGACGATGAAATCTTCTTCAAATAAAAATTCTCTTCTAAAGGTTTCACTTGGCCAACTTGCTAAAAGTGGAGACGAAGGAGGGCAAGTTGCAAAAGGATTATCAGAGCTCCAAGTTCAATTAAAGGATTTAGATCCTAGTGCAATTAATTTTGCAAAATCGGGTTTTTTAGGTAAGTTATTTAATCCTATTCGTTCATATTTTCAAAGATTTGAAAAAGCAGATGTCGCAATCGCAGATATCGTAAAGTCACTTGATAAGGGGAAAAAAATTCTTGAAAATGATAACACGACATTAGAGCATGAACAATTATCACTACGTATGCTTTCAAAAACACTAGAAAAGGAAATCCAACTTGGAACATTAATGGATGAGTCAATTGAAAATCAAATTGAAAAAGCAAAAATCGAAGGGGAAGATCAAGAAAAAATTAAATTCATCTCTGAAGAAGTTCTTTATCCGTTACGACAACGAGTCATGGACCTACAGCAAATGTTAGTTGTAAATCACCAAGGAGATATGTCATATGAGGTTGTCATTCGGAATAATCGTGAATTAATTCGAGGTGTGGAACGTGCAAAAACGGTAACGATTTCTGCATTGAATACAGCTGTAACGGTAGCAAGTGCACTATATAATCAAAAAATTGTTTTACAAAAAATCACTGCTTTAAATCAAACAACAAATACAATTATTGAAGGTACTTCTAGATTATTAAAGGAGCAAGGTGTTGCAATTCAAAAGCAAGCGATGGAATCAGCCGTTTCTGTTGAAACACTTAAAACCTCGTTCACTAACGTCATATCAGCGTTTGAATCGATTAGTACATTTAAACAAGAAGCTTTGCCAAAAATGCGTCAAACAATCCTACAATTTCAAGAATTAGCTGAAGTCGGTTCACAACAGATTGAAAGACTTGAAAAAGGGAATCGGATTGGATTATAG
- a CDS encoding carbohydrate-binding protein gives MKHLFLIIMSVLLILSSVSYIRPVYASTDGYKLSEAESFISRSGSNLKVEACPDGGQNVGGTNDNQYLEYGNFDFGSGINGATNFSARVAVKGSNAGGDIEIWIDSPNSTNGKKVGTLSVTATAPDNWNVYQTMSTGITEVTGVHNVYLVLKVAVGKTYVANINWFQFSKSLNSISLTKLPTKTSYRIGESLDLTGLEVTGTYIDGTKRVEEIRASDVSGINSSSATTNQTLTLTIRGKKVTYSVNINP, from the coding sequence TTGAAGCATTTATTTTTAATTATTATGTCAGTATTACTTATTTTAAGCAGTGTGAGCTACATACGACCAGTGTATGCATCTACTGATGGGTATAAGCTGTCAGAAGCAGAAAGTTTTATTTCTAGGTCGGGTTCAAATCTTAAAGTTGAAGCTTGTCCAGACGGTGGACAAAATGTTGGTGGAACGAATGATAACCAGTATTTGGAATACGGGAATTTTGATTTTGGAAGCGGTATTAATGGTGCTACAAATTTCAGTGCAAGAGTCGCAGTTAAGGGATCTAATGCTGGTGGAGACATTGAGATTTGGATTGACAGTCCTAATAGTACGAATGGTAAGAAAGTAGGTACCCTTTCAGTTACAGCAACTGCACCAGACAATTGGAATGTTTATCAAACTATGTCTACTGGTATTACTGAGGTTACTGGAGTACATAATGTCTATCTTGTATTAAAGGTTGCGGTTGGAAAAACATATGTTGCCAATATAAACTGGTTTCAATTTTCAAAATCGTTGAACAGTATTTCTCTAACAAAGCTACCAACGAAGACTTCCTATCGCATTGGTGAAAGCCTTGATCTTACGGGGTTAGAGGTCACAGGTACGTATATTGATGGTACAAAACGTGTAGAGGAGATTAGAGCTTCAGATGTGAGCGGAATCAATAGTTCTTCGGCAACAACTAATCAAACCTTAACGCTCACAATACGAGGTAAGAAAGTTACCTACTCAGTAAATATAAATCCATAG
- a CDS encoding sugar efflux transporter, with amino-acid sequence MVRRIKDLFTIKGYSLFVICLLFVGIGLSITTPYLSLYSTKYIGMSSGAFGIFMAVISLSGVLVNTLIAERSDRAIDRKWIIMIAMISSAIGYASYLLFHNYYLLLVFVALFNGLGAAAMPQIFASAQESANASLSKDKTLALSTLRSLVSLGFLIGPLVGTLILRAKGYHGLFWSTSSIYVMITLLVFFFLEKRKPVQNNIKKKNKTKVTVAKRKQLRLPFIAFILLFAVSSINWINTPLFIVNELHGTNTDVGLVVSICAGLEIPIMLVLGVLSKKISNHALMIYGCFIGLLYYFILSISTHTWELIVAQLLQATYIAIVMGNGISYFNDLLPNSPGFSASIYANCSTIGSLVGNLGGGLFAQIAGYRNVYLLCILFVICSLFILFKSKNNVEMEISTGHSQSV; translated from the coding sequence TTGGTTAGAAGGATAAAAGATCTATTTACCATTAAGGGGTATAGTTTATTTGTCATCTGTTTGTTATTTGTAGGGATCGGACTTTCAATCACAACTCCTTATTTATCATTGTATTCTACAAAATATATAGGGATGAGCTCTGGAGCATTTGGTATCTTCATGGCAGTGATTTCATTAAGTGGTGTTTTAGTTAATACATTGATTGCTGAACGTTCTGATCGAGCAATTGACAGAAAATGGATTATTATGATTGCGATGATTTCATCGGCAATAGGTTATGCATCTTATTTACTATTTCATAACTATTATTTATTATTAGTTTTTGTTGCTTTATTTAATGGATTAGGTGCAGCGGCCATGCCACAAATTTTTGCATCCGCACAGGAGTCGGCAAATGCAAGTTTATCTAAAGACAAGACTTTAGCATTATCAACTTTACGCTCACTTGTTTCTTTAGGATTTTTAATTGGACCATTAGTAGGTACTTTAATTTTAAGAGCAAAAGGTTATCATGGACTATTTTGGAGTACATCTAGCATTTATGTCATGATTACTCTTCTAGTATTCTTCTTTTTAGAAAAGAGAAAACCAGTTCAGAACAATATTAAAAAGAAAAACAAGACAAAAGTCACAGTTGCTAAACGAAAACAACTAAGACTACCATTTATAGCTTTTATCTTATTATTTGCAGTTAGTTCGATAAATTGGATCAACACACCTCTTTTTATCGTCAATGAGTTACATGGTACTAATACAGATGTTGGATTAGTCGTTAGTATATGTGCAGGTTTAGAAATTCCAATCATGCTTGTGTTGGGAGTACTTTCTAAAAAAATCTCGAATCATGCATTGATGATCTACGGTTGCTTTATTGGTTTACTCTATTATTTTATCTTAAGCATTTCGACACATACATGGGAGTTAATCGTTGCACAATTGCTACAGGCCACATACATCGCAATCGTTATGGGTAATGGTATAAGCTATTTTAACGACCTACTACCAAATTCACCCGGCTTTTCTGCATCAATTTATGCAAATTGCTCGACAATCGGAAGTTTAGTTGGAAATTTAGGCGGAGGTCTGTTTGCACAAATAGCAGGGTATCGTAATGTTTATTTACTTTGTATATTATTTGTAATTTGTTCACTGTTTATATTATTTAAATCCAAAAACAATGTGGAAATGGAAATATCGACAGGTCATAGTCAATCTGTGTAG
- a CDS encoding vWA domain-containing protein: MIKMRKFLFASIAVIVVVFLLVYIGINMTSEDKVVKITDKNKNQQLAKMISKINISKAKPINGQIDLSTADVASELPDISKFPVSVDNTTDLFVEIFSSTEKSSDGKNGWLNEVATKFNDAKFNLGGKQVSVKIRNIASGTATDFIKSGKYVPDAFTPSNELWGQMITASGVQTETVSSRLVGNVPGIVISRTKYNELMKKYSKVNPKTVIEAMTKNELSMGYTDPFTSSTGLNFLVTTLNSFDSNDVLSDTAVRGFESFQANVPFTASTTLQMSDAAESGVLDAFVLEYQTFVNLPNLKNSYEFIPFGVRHDSPLYALGNLRKEKMDILKKFAEFTGQPNLQALAKQDGFNGLNSYKSQLKTIDGDTLSAAQKLWKGKKNTSNPIAAVFVADVSGSMDGKPLNELKESLLKGQKYLGRDNSIGLISYSADVTINLPIAKYDANQQSKFVGAVSSLDASGDTATNDGILVAINMLKEEMKKNPNVRPLIFVLTDGETNHGNSLKNVKGIIKAYKIPIYTIGYNANIKALESISNINEAANINADSDDVIYKIRNLFNVQL, translated from the coding sequence TTAGCTAAAATGATTTCAAAAATAAATATTTCCAAAGCAAAACCAATTAATGGTCAAATTGACTTAAGTACAGCTGATGTAGCAAGTGAACTCCCTGATATTTCTAAATTTCCTGTTTCTGTAGACAATACGACTGATCTTTTTGTTGAAATTTTTTCATCCACTGAAAAATCAAGTGATGGGAAAAATGGTTGGTTAAACGAAGTCGCAACTAAGTTTAATGATGCAAAATTCAATCTAGGTGGTAAGCAAGTATCTGTAAAAATTAGAAACATTGCATCTGGTACTGCAACAGACTTTATTAAATCTGGTAAATATGTTCCTGATGCTTTTACACCGTCAAATGAACTTTGGGGTCAAATGATTACAGCAAGTGGTGTACAAACAGAAACCGTCTCCTCGCGATTAGTTGGGAATGTTCCTGGTATTGTCATTTCAAGGACAAAATATAATGAGTTAATGAAAAAATATAGTAAAGTCAATCCGAAAACCGTCATCGAAGCAATGACAAAAAATGAACTCTCAATGGGGTATACCGACCCTTTTACTAGTTCAACGGGACTAAATTTTTTAGTTACGACTTTAAATTCCTTTGATTCAAATGATGTTCTTAGTGATACTGCTGTGAGAGGGTTTGAAAGCTTCCAAGCAAATGTGCCATTCACTGCTTCTACGACTCTACAAATGAGTGATGCAGCAGAATCGGGCGTTCTAGATGCATTTGTCTTAGAATATCAAACATTTGTTAATTTACCTAATTTAAAAAATAGTTACGAATTTATACCATTTGGAGTGCGACACGACAGTCCACTTTATGCTTTAGGGAATTTACGAAAAGAGAAAATGGATATTTTGAAAAAATTTGCAGAATTTACTGGTCAACCTAATCTTCAAGCACTTGCGAAACAAGATGGGTTTAATGGGTTGAATAGTTACAAATCACAGCTTAAAACGATTGATGGGGATACTTTAAGTGCTGCACAAAAACTTTGGAAAGGAAAGAAAAATACTTCAAATCCAATTGCTGCGGTTTTTGTAGCAGATGTTTCAGGTAGTATGGATGGTAAACCATTAAATGAGCTAAAAGAATCACTCCTTAAAGGGCAAAAGTATTTAGGAAGAGATAATAGCATTGGCTTAATCTCATACTCTGCCGATGTTACGATCAATCTTCCAATTGCAAAATATGATGCAAATCAACAGTCAAAATTTGTTGGTGCCGTATCTAGCCTCGATGCAAGTGGAGATACAGCAACAAACGATGGAATCCTTGTAGCAATTAATATGCTAAAAGAAGAAATGAAAAAAAATCCAAATGTAAGACCGCTCATTTTTGTCCTAACCGATGGCGAGACAAATCATGGGAATTCATTGAAGAATGTAAAAGGAATCATAAAAGCATATAAAATTCCAATTTATACGATTGGTTATAACGCTAATATTAAAGCGCTTGAAAGTATTTCAAATATTAACGAAGCTGCAAATATTAATGCTGATTCAGATGACGTAATCTATAAAATTCGTAATCTCTTTAATGTTCAACTTTAA
- the azlC gene encoding azaleucine resistance protein AzlC: MKKGNKPWMAFRFAFPHTIPIFAGFLFLGIAYGVFMNSLGFSAIYPILMGLTIFAGSMEFIAANLLLMGFNPINALLLTLMVNARHLFYGISMLDKYKGTGKKKIYLIFGLCDETFSINYTADIPDNVDKRWFMFFVTFLNHLYWVIGASIGGIFGSLVKFNTKGLEFVMTALFVVIFIEQWKKETKHISALTGVGLSTICLIIFGGDHFIIPAMLSILVTLSVLRKPSKKVEVSV; this comes from the coding sequence ATGAAAAAGGGAAACAAACCTTGGATGGCATTTCGCTTTGCTTTTCCACACACGATACCCATTTTTGCAGGATTTTTATTTTTAGGGATAGCCTATGGGGTTTTTATGAACTCTTTAGGATTCAGTGCCATTTATCCGATTTTGATGGGGCTAACAATTTTTGCTGGATCGATGGAATTTATTGCAGCAAACTTATTACTGATGGGTTTTAATCCAATTAACGCACTTTTACTAACTTTAATGGTGAACGCGCGACATTTGTTTTATGGAATCTCAATGTTAGATAAATATAAAGGCACTGGAAAGAAAAAAATCTATCTAATTTTCGGTCTATGTGATGAGACTTTTTCGATAAATTATACCGCGGATATACCAGATAACGTAGATAAGAGATGGTTTATGTTTTTTGTTACATTCCTTAATCATTTGTATTGGGTAATTGGAGCATCTATTGGAGGAATTTTTGGATCACTTGTAAAATTCAATACTAAAGGGCTTGAATTCGTAATGACTGCCCTTTTTGTTGTTATATTCATTGAGCAGTGGAAAAAAGAGACAAAACATATTAGTGCTCTAACAGGGGTTGGACTTTCAACTATCTGTCTTATTATTTTTGGTGGAGATCATTTCATTATTCCTGCGATGCTTTCAATTCTCGTTACTCTTAGTGTACTTAGAAAACCTTCTAAGAAAGTCGAGGTATCAGTATGA